One window of the Ictidomys tridecemlineatus isolate mIctTri1 chromosome 11, mIctTri1.hap1, whole genome shotgun sequence genome contains the following:
- the Flad1 gene encoding FAD synthase isoform X3, producing MASRASELPQGRSVTAGIIIVGDEILKGHTQDTNTYFLCRTLRSLGVQVCRVSVVPDEVATIAAEVTSFSSRFTHVLTAGGIGPTHDDVTFEAVAQAFGEELKPHPELEEAIKALGGQGWEKLSLVPSSARLHYGIDPRTGRPFRFPLVSVRNVYLFPGIPELLRRVLEGLKGLFQNTAVRFHSKELYVAAAETSIAPILAEAQAHFGRRLGLGSYPDWGSNYYQVKLTLDSEEEGPLEECLAYLTARLPQGSLVSYMPNAVEQASEAVYKLAQSGSRCPTDH from the exons ATGGCATCTAGGGCCTCTGAACTTCCCCAGGGGCGCAGCGTGACGGCGGGCATCATCATTGTTGGAGATGAGATCCTCAAG GGACACACTCAAGACACCAACACCTACTTTCTGTGCCGGACACTGCGCTCCCTGGGGGTCCAGGTGTGCCGAGTCTCTGTTGTGCCTGATGAAGTAGCCACCATTGCAGCCGAGGTCACCTCTTTCTCTAGCCGGTTTACCCATGTTCTCACTGCAGGGGGCATCGGCCCCACTCATGATGATGTGACCTTTGAGGCAGTTGCCCAGGCTTTCGGGGAGGAGCTGAAGCCACATCCTGAGCTGGAAGAGGCCATCAAAGCCCtaggagggcagggctgggagaaGCTGTCCCTGGTGCCCTCCTCTGCCCGCTTGCATTACGGCATAGATCCTCGCACTGGCCGCCCCTTCCGATTCCCGCTGGTCTCTGTCCGGAACGTCTACCTCTTCCCAGGCATTCCGGAGCTGCTGCGGCGGGTGCTGGAGGGGCTAAAGGGACTGTTCCAGAACACAGCTGTTCGTTTCCACTCCAAGGAGCTGTATGTGGCTGCTGCTGAAACCTCTATTGCCCCCATCCTTGCGGAGGCCCAGGCCCACTTTGGGCGGAGGCTTGGCCTGGGCTCCTACCCTGACTGGGGCAGCAACTACTATCAGGTGAAGCTGACTCTAGACTCTGAGGAAGAAGGACCACTGGAGGAATGCCTGGCCTACCTGACTGCCCGTCTGCCCCAGGGGTCGCTGGTCTCCTACATGCCCAACGCCGTGGAGCAAGCCAGTGAGGCTGTATACAAACTCGCTCAATCAG